A region of Porites lutea chromosome 13, jaPorLute2.1, whole genome shotgun sequence DNA encodes the following proteins:
- the LOC140922657 gene encoding adenosine receptor A2b-like, translating to METWFWILGWVLSFLAITGNGFIIFLVCSRRSLHTKTNSFIVSLAVADFCVGLSIIPSLFACDVTNTCDWPQAFPSWKDVVRWLFSYLSVLNLCSLVLDRYIAIVKPFKYITFMTRSRVIQVITFCWIVSFTLVAFKTALRLCCETPLTSIVAVVVLMTSMEIVPCVLQILCFVSMLIHIWKQDRSARTLGRISFKTRNEKSAVIMMGIVIGVFVVCYGIYLRCSIVVLFDTNASCKDEQYKIPVLVLNSAINPLSYAFFKRDIKKEFKRLISQVV from the coding sequence ATGGAGACttggttttggattcttggaTGGGTTCTTTCGTTTCTTGCCATCACTGGAAATGGATTTATAATCTTCCTCGTCTGCAGCAGACGAAGTCTTCACACCAAAACCAACTCGTTCATTGTTTCACTTGCAGTAgcggatttctgtgttggtttgaGCATTATTCCTTCTTTGTTCGCATGCGACGTTACAAACACCTGTGACTGGCCTCAGGCTTTTCCTTCATGGAAAGATGTCGTAAGGTGGCTGTTTAGCTACTTGTCTGTTTTAAACTTGTGTTCTCTGGTGCTCGACCGTTATATCGCCATCGTAAAGCCTTTTAAATACATAACTTTCATGACTCGATCTCGTGTTATTCAAGTGATAACTTTCTGTTGGATAGTGTCATTTACGTTGGTGGCGTTCAAGACCGCACTTCGGCTTTGCTGTGAGACCCCTCTGACCAGTATCGTTGCAGTTGTGGTTTTAATGACTTCCATGGAAATCGTTCCATGCGTTCTGCAGATACTCTGTTTTGTGTCAATGTTAATTCATATCTGGAAACAAGATCGGTCAGCGCGCACCCTAGGACGGATATCTTTTAAAACCCGTAACGAGAAGTCTGCAGTAATAATGATGGGTattgtgataggagtgtttgTTGTGTGCTACGGAATATATTTGCGTTGTAGTATAGTGGTACTATTCGACACAAATGCATCATGTAAAGATGAACAATACAAAATTCCTGTATTGGTTTTaaactcggccattaacccactgtcttatgcttttttcaaaagagacataaagaaagagtttaaaagGCTTATTAGTCAGGTTGTTTAA